CGGCCGCGAGTTCGGTCAGCAACGCCCCAAGGGTCCATCCCTCCGAGGTGGGGGTCAAGGTGGCCCACAAGGATTTTTGCATGCCGGCCTGGCGGCAACCCGACATCAACCGGTGGAGTTCATTTTCCGCCACACCTGCTAAAATTATGGCTCGCGGCAATTCCGACGGGATGCCTTCGCCGCTGCCGTCCGATCTCTGCATGAGCTCGGCCAATCTCGTTTCGCTGTCCTGTTCTCCTGTCCATACCAGGGGTATGCTTTTCAGTCCCAGCATATCCAACAACATTTTAAACTTGGATTGTGCGTCGATCGGGAATCCACACAGCAACAGCTTGCGTGGTCCGTACAGGCATTTGTCGGATCGTCCGATTTTCTCGAAACTTGCGTCGGTCATGAGGCTTTCCCCTTTTCACTGATTTACGGCTGTCTCAATCTTTGACCATTGCGATCGGTTTTTAATGGCAATGCATATGCCATCATGCTCAGGTGAATGGGTTGGTAAAAATGCCCACAGATTCACCGATTGAAAGCGCGGATCTTTGTGCATGACCCGGTTGAATGGATCCGCATCCTTGAAACCGGTATTGTCCACCACGAGAAGACCACCGGGTGCCAGCAGGCGATGGCATTCGGGAAGTGTCCGCACATAGTCTGCCTTTTCGATGTCCATAAAAATCATATCCACCGGTCCCTCCAGCGCAGGCAAAGTCTCAAGTACATTGGCGCAGATTACGTCAACGACATGATCCAACCCGGCGTTTTGAATGTTGTTGCGGGCACGTTGGGCCAACGCTTCGTTCATTTCCAGCGACAGGACCCGGCCATTTTGGGTATGGCACGCCTCTGCCAAAAATAGCGTCGAATAGCCGGTGGCCGTGCCCAATTCGAGGATGTTTCTGGCGTTCTTCAAGCGAGCCAGCAAATAGAGCAGGCGGCCGACTACAGGCCCGACGATGGGGATTTGCTCCTCTTGGGCTTCGGTTTCCAGATGAAGGAATATGTCGGGCCGTCGCGGTATCCATTGTCTGAAGTAATCGAGAGGGGACGCTATCATGGTGTTCATTTGTCACGACTCCTTGGCTTCAGGCGGTCGTTTGCGTGAACGGCTGCTATGTTTTTGCCATTGTTAAGAAATGTGGTTTTATCTTAGGACATGAAAAGGGGAATGGCAATATCCCTTACGGTCCCTGGCGCAGGCGCTCTCAAGTGATGTCAAAAAAAGATCCCGCCACCGCCTCGACAATCCCCGTTTGCTGATGCTATTTTCCCATTTTCGAGTTGGTTGTCATTCTCGTAATAGAGCGATTCATCCCAAGGGGGTCCAGTGCCTGAATTACCTGAAGTCCAGACCATCGTAAACGATTTGATCGGAGCGGGGATTGTTGGACAGAAGATCATCGATGTCAGCGTGTTTTGGCCGGCTACGATCGCGATGCCGTCCCAGTCGGATTTCGTAAGGCAACTACGCGGGCAACCGATCAATGCCGTTTATCGCCGCGGAAAATTCATTGTTTTTCAACTGACAGGTCCTCGGATACTTGCCGTTCATCTGAGAATGACCGGTCGATTTTTCCTGGCCGAGGGGCGGGCCCTTCGACTCCCGCATGTGCACGTGGTCATGACACTTTGTGGTGGCCGAATCCTCTGTTTCCATGACACCAGAAAATTCGGTCGTTTTTATTTGATCGATGACCCGGAACAGTTCTTGGGTGCGCTGGGCTCTGAACCGTTATCGCGTGGATTTACCGCTCAAAAACTGGCCGATGCTCTTGCCGGTCGCAAGCGGCAGATCAAACCGTTGCTCCTGGATCAAACCTTCATTGCGGGGCTGGGGAATATTTATGTCGACGAGGCCTTGTGGGCGGCCGGGATTCACCCCCTGCGCAGGTCGGACGCATTGACGATGCCGGAGGTTCGCGACCTGCACGCAGCCATTCGCCGGGTATTGCGGCAGGGACTGAAAAACAGGGGGACGACACTGGGGAGCGGACAGGGTAATTTTGCTTCCTTGGGCACGGCTCGGGGTGCCAACGCAAGGCTGCTTAAGGTGTTTCGCAGGACAGGACAACCCTGCCACCGATGCGGGCAGGCGGTGGAGCGCATCATCGTGGGGCAACGCAGTACGCATCTGTGTAAGGGATGTCAGATATAGGTAGTGCCCATCCAGAAATGGCCAATTGGCCCGATATCGGCGTTACGCTCAAAATTTTATCCTCGGAATATTCACCATATGCCTGCGGTAAAATTTTTCGCAGGCCTTGATCTCGGCCCAATTTGCCTATTTCTGGACGGGCACTAGGTAGTAGCCCTCAACAAATGGCCAATTGGCCCGATATTGGCATCGGCGCTTTACTTAAAACTTTAGGTAATAACCAGATACCCGCTAAAATTATTGAGTAAAGAGCGAACACGATTCAATATGATCCGCGCCGGGTCCTCGTGTTCTCCGTCGACGGATTGGTAACAGGACGCCAACAGTTCGTTATTGCCCTGCCATATCTGGAACTCATCGATCAAGAAAGGGGTGACATGGTCGCACAATCGATTGAATTCCTGCTCGGTCATTTTTGATAAGGCATTCAGGTGCTGGAGTAACAGGTCGGACAGGAGCATTTCGGCGGCTTCGTTTACGGTTTTGGGCTTTCGACATGTTTCTTTATGTGTCAACATCGTTATTTCCCGTGAAATGATTTGTCGCCATTTAAAACTCATTGGCTGCATTGCTGTTCTGTTTTATTATCGACAGCCTCGCTGTAAGGTTTAGGTGAAAAAGGAGATGCGGGCATGTCAACTCCCCCATCGCGTATCGATGCCATTTTTGACAACCTGATGCGACACGTCGACGGGCTCAAGTTCGGACCACCGGTTGCATTTGTTTACAATCCGCTCCTATATGCAAAAAGCAGCCACCTCGAATATTGGCACCGTTATGGGGCCGGGCCGAAGGAGATCATGCTTCTCGGTATGAATCCGGGACCATGGGGCATGGTGCAAACCGGGGTCCCTTTTGGCGATGTCGAGATGGTCACGGGCTGGTTGGGCATGCGTGGACCGGTCGACCCGCCACCGCGGCAGCATCCCAAGCGTCCCATCAGCGGTTTTGACTGCCGGCGGTCTGAAGTCAGCGGCAAGCGCCTATGGGGATGGGCTCGCGAGCGATTCGTAACGCCGCAACGCTTCTTCGAACGGTTCTGGGTCGCAAACTATTGCCCATTGGCCTTTCTGGAGGCAACCGGTCGCAACCGCACACCAGACAAGTTGCCGGCCAGAGAAAAAGTGCCCCTTTTGGCCGCCTGTGACGAGGCATTGATTCAAATCGTGGCTGAGCTGCGTCCCTCGATCGTGGTGGGTGTCGGCGGATTCGCTGCGGCCCAGGCCATGCGCGCACTGCACGATGTGAACGTGCGGGTGGGACAAATCACACACCCCAGTCCGGCCAATCCCAAGGCCAATGCAGGTTGGCGTGAGCGGATCGAAAGTGAGTTCCAACTGATGGGAATTGTTGTTTAAAATGGAGACAAACGACCCGATGACCTTTGCGCGCACCAAAGGCGTCTGAAGGAACGCGTGCCTTGCACCGCCGCTTCAAAGGGTTTGGGGAACAGCTGAAGACACAACTTCAGACCCCGGTAACGGCGATGATGCCCGCCTAAAAAGAGGGCGTTTCGAAAAGCCCTGATCCACCGTAACTCCTTCAAGATTTTTTCATTCAACTGTTTGGCATATGAACCGGCTGCTTTGTGCCAGTCAGGCGCACAATCGGTGATCGCCTGGGCGGCCAGGGCGGCACTGAGATGGGCATAATAGATTCCTTCGCCGAGCAGCGGGTCGGCGAGGCCGCACGCATCCCCGATCAGAAGCGCCCTTTTTGTCGCGGGGCACTGGAGATAGTTGCCATAGGGCAGGGGATGGCTGTGTATGACTTGGTAAATTGCGTCCCGACCGATGCCGTTCAATGCCAGAAATGATTTGAAGGCGCGCTTGATTGAGCGCTTATGGTGGCGTGGCAGAAAGCACATGCCAATGGTCTGATGGGTGGCGCCGGGAAACGACCAGCCATATCCCCATGGCACATGGCCAAAATGAAGGGCTGCGAAAGATGGACGCAGTCTTTGGTCATTATAAGGCAAACGGGTCTCCACGGTGCCGGCCAGGTTCAACGTCCATCTCTTCCACGCGGCAGGGGTCTGTTGAAGCGCACTGCGCACCTTGCTCCAGACCCCATCGGCGCCAATGATGATTTGGGCCTTGATCCGCTGCCCGTCCGATAGGTCGAGCAGGCCCTCTTCATGATCGACGCGGACGACTTTCGCGGGTGTTTGTATATTTGCTCCGGCGGCCCTGGCCCGCGTCACCCAATAGGTGTCATAGGTGCGGCGATCGGTAAAGTGAAAAGGGGTGTCGAGATGCCCCCGGGCGATCTCGGATTCGCGGTAAAAGATACGGTATTTCCCGCAGGAATGGTCGATGACCCGATCGTTATTCAATTGGTCGATATTCGTATGGAACAGCTCTTCGAGGAGCCGGGTGGTTTTGCAGGTCAACAAGCCGGCGCATACCTTGGCGCGTGGGAAAACCTGCTTGTCGATCAGGCCAACCTGGAAGCCTTGGCGAGCTAACAACCAGGCGGCCGTGGCACCGGCCGGTCCCGCGCCAACCACTGCGATGTCGAAGACGAGGGGCCGGCTCACGTTTCAAACCCCTTGAGGTTGATTTTCGCTTCAATGTGTCCGTTGCCAAAAGGGCAATCAAGGGCGATTCGGAAGGCGACGAGTTGCAACCCCTCGGGGCAGTGGTTGCCTCGTCCATAACGCGGATCGCCCATGACCGGAAAGCCGATGTGCGAGAAATGGCGACGAATCTGATGCAGGCGCCCGGTATGGATCTGAGCATGGACCAAGGTCCGGTCCTTTTCTGGATCATAGCGGATGAAACGGAACCGGGTGAGTGCCGTTTTCCCGTCCAGATCGAGGTCGATGCGGCCATTGGAGGGGCTTTGGGTCAAATCTCCCCGCACCCACACCGCATACTCTTTTTCAATACGGTTTTTTTGTAAGAGGCCCGAAATTTTGGCTGCGGCCGGCTGGTTGTGAGCCAAGATGACCAGCCCGGACGCCTCCCGATCGATTCGGTGAACCAGAAAGACGTTCCGTTTCATTTTGAAATACTGCTCGACCTGGCGGGCCAGTGAACAGTGATCGCCATAGCGCGTTCCCTGGGTCAGGAGACCGGCGGGTTTGAACCAGATTGTATAGTGCCCCAGATCTCGGACACAATCCGCAATCGGCGGAGAGACGGCCAGGATCGCCGGGTCATAATATAGCTGTAACGTGTCGCCGGCTTTAAGAATCGTGGTGGCCTTTCGTAGTCGTCGTGGCTTGGATTTGGACCGGCACAACCACACGGCGCCTTTGATCATGGCTTGTTTGATGGACGATTTGGATAAGCCGGTTCGCGCTGCCAAGGCATCGCAAGCCGTATCGGGGCAACCTGGGCCGAAGGTCACTTCATGTAGGGTGGCGGTCATTGGATCGATGCTGGCCTGGCGGGAAATTTGCACGCCCCTGTTATCGTTTCTGTCACTGCGAATCATCTGGGTCGCTCGACGCAGGGTCGCCGACTGGGGCGGTCTTTCGGGGAAACGACATGATGAAGGTGGCGCCGGCGTCGGGGGCGGATTGCAGGGTTAGAGAACCCCCCATCTTCTCCACAAATTTTTTGACCATTGGAAGCCCGAGTCCACTGCCGCCAGAGCCTTTGGTGGTAAAAAACAGGTCGAATATTTTTTCCTGGCGGTCTGCGGCGATACCGCATCCGTTATCTGAAATGGTGACCTTCAACCGATCGTCGTTGTCCAATTGGGTGGCAATCGTAATTTTGGCGTTGGGTTTGCCCTTGACCGCATCGATGGCATTGACCAACAGGTTCAGCAAAATTCTCTGAAATTGATTGGTGTCCATCATCCAGGGAGGAATGTCCGGGTTGAGGTCCAACGCCAGTTCGATTCCTTTGCTTTCCAGGCTCTGCTCGATGGCATCCCGGTTGGAGAGGATGACTTTGTTGATCGATACCGGCCGCAGTACGATATCCTGCTCTTTGGCAAAGGCCAGCATATTGACCGTCAGGTTGTGAATCCGGGTGAAACTCTGCTGGATGTAACTCCAGCTCTTGTTGATTTTTTCGTTTTGCAGCTCTTTGAGCTGAAGTTTCAGCAGATCCACCGCATTCTGGTTCAGGGCCAGAAGGTTTTTCATGTTGTGCGCCAGGTTGGACATGGTCAGTCCGATGGCCGCCATTCGTTCATTTTGGATCAACTCTTGCTGCAAGCGGACATTTTCGATGCACAGGGAGAGCTCGTTGGCGACGGCCGCGGAAAATGCGACATCTTGCTGGTCAAACGCATCCAAAATTGTACGGCCGTCGATATACAGCATGCCGATGACCTTGTCTTTCTTGATCAGCGGCACCACGAGGATCGAATTCAGATTGTGGATGCGGATGGATTCGGAGTCTTGAAATCGGCAATCCTCCGACAGGTCCTGGCTGACGAGGACCATTTTTTCCGTCAATACCCAGTCCACGATGGTCCTGCTGATGGGAAACGAATCGGCCTCTTTGCGGGTGTCGCGATACTTGACGGCACCAATGCGAAGCTCTTGCCGGGGATTGGATATCAATACGATCATGGCGCGTTCGGCGGCACCGATGGCCTTCAAGATCAGTTCCAGGCCCTTGTCGAGAATTTCATCCAATTCG
This Desulfatitalea tepidiphila DNA region includes the following protein-coding sequences:
- a CDS encoding DUF3783 domain-containing protein; amino-acid sequence: MTDASFEKIGRSDKCLYGPRKLLLCGFPIDAQSKFKMLLDMLGLKSIPLVWTGEQDSETRLAELMQRSDGSGEGIPSELPRAIILAGVAENELHRLMSGCRQAGMQKSLWATLTPTSEGWTLGALLTELAAENRAMAARTPNRK
- a CDS encoding O-methyltransferase; this translates as MNTMIASPLDYFRQWIPRRPDIFLHLETEAQEEQIPIVGPVVGRLLYLLARLKNARNILELGTATGYSTLFLAEACHTQNGRVLSLEMNEALAQRARNNIQNAGLDHVVDVICANVLETLPALEGPVDMIFMDIEKADYVRTLPECHRLLAPGGLLVVDNTGFKDADPFNRVMHKDPRFQSVNLWAFLPTHSPEHDGICIAIKNRSQWSKIETAVNQ
- the mutM gene encoding bifunctional DNA-formamidopyrimidine glycosylase/DNA-(apurinic or apyrimidinic site) lyase; amino-acid sequence: MPELPEVQTIVNDLIGAGIVGQKIIDVSVFWPATIAMPSQSDFVRQLRGQPINAVYRRGKFIVFQLTGPRILAVHLRMTGRFFLAEGRALRLPHVHVVMTLCGGRILCFHDTRKFGRFYLIDDPEQFLGALGSEPLSRGFTAQKLADALAGRKRQIKPLLLDQTFIAGLGNIYVDEALWAAGIHPLRRSDALTMPEVRDLHAAIRRVLRQGLKNRGTTLGSGQGNFASLGTARGANARLLKVFRRTGQPCHRCGQAVERIIVGQRSTHLCKGCQI
- a CDS encoding uracil-DNA glycosylase family protein, with the protein product MSTPPSRIDAIFDNLMRHVDGLKFGPPVAFVYNPLLYAKSSHLEYWHRYGAGPKEIMLLGMNPGPWGMVQTGVPFGDVEMVTGWLGMRGPVDPPPRQHPKRPISGFDCRRSEVSGKRLWGWARERFVTPQRFFERFWVANYCPLAFLEATGRNRTPDKLPAREKVPLLAACDEALIQIVAELRPSIVVGVGGFAAAQAMRALHDVNVRVGQITHPSPANPKANAGWRERIESEFQLMGIVV
- a CDS encoding geranylgeranyl reductase family protein, whose product is MSRPLVFDIAVVGAGPAGATAAWLLARQGFQVGLIDKQVFPRAKVCAGLLTCKTTRLLEELFHTNIDQLNNDRVIDHSCGKYRIFYRESEIARGHLDTPFHFTDRRTYDTYWVTRARAAGANIQTPAKVVRVDHEEGLLDLSDGQRIKAQIIIGADGVWSKVRSALQQTPAAWKRWTLNLAGTVETRLPYNDQRLRPSFAALHFGHVPWGYGWSFPGATHQTIGMCFLPRHHKRSIKRAFKSFLALNGIGRDAIYQVIHSHPLPYGNYLQCPATKRALLIGDACGLADPLLGEGIYYAHLSAALAAQAITDCAPDWHKAAGSYAKQLNEKILKELRWIRAFRNALFLGGHHRRYRGLKLCLQLFPKPFEAAVQGTRSFRRLWCAQRSSGRLSPF
- a CDS encoding RluA family pseudouridine synthase, with the translated sequence MQISRQASIDPMTATLHEVTFGPGCPDTACDALAARTGLSKSSIKQAMIKGAVWLCRSKSKPRRLRKATTILKAGDTLQLYYDPAILAVSPPIADCVRDLGHYTIWFKPAGLLTQGTRYGDHCSLARQVEQYFKMKRNVFLVHRIDREASGLVILAHNQPAAAKISGLLQKNRIEKEYAVWVRGDLTQSPSNGRIDLDLDGKTALTRFRFIRYDPEKDRTLVHAQIHTGRLHQIRRHFSHIGFPVMGDPRYGRGNHCPEGLQLVAFRIALDCPFGNGHIEAKINLKGFET
- a CDS encoding ATP-binding protein, whose product is MTTPRAKKTLKGLEAYLIPFPAESFSKPVPIKLGDTTIGRDPGNVVQIAHDSVSGNHSRISFKDGQYLITDLDSESGTLLNGRRVKTAALQHHDKISFGDRTFIFLTKSHPEYKSGYKSILPSSHTDITISEEDVDPSELLAQRAEDAALSLFLDSESAAAQPPDKSLLAHQRLSLLYQLSEKLRSTNELDEILDKGLELILKAIGAAERAMIVLISNPRQELRIGAVKYRDTRKEADSFPISRTIVDWVLTEKMVLVSQDLSEDCRFQDSESIRIHNLNSILVVPLIKKDKVIGMLYIDGRTILDAFDQQDVAFSAAVANELSLCIENVRLQQELIQNERMAAIGLTMSNLAHNMKNLLALNQNAVDLLKLQLKELQNEKINKSWSYIQQSFTRIHNLTVNMLAFAKEQDIVLRPVSINKVILSNRDAIEQSLESKGIELALDLNPDIPPWMMDTNQFQRILLNLLVNAIDAVKGKPNAKITIATQLDNDDRLKVTISDNGCGIAADRQEKIFDLFFTTKGSGGSGLGLPMVKKFVEKMGGSLTLQSAPDAGATFIMSFPRKTAPVGDPASSDPDDSQ